The Solibacillus daqui genome has a segment encoding these proteins:
- the trmB gene encoding tRNA (guanosine(46)-N7)-methyltransferase TrmB, with the protein MRLKHKPWAAEYIAQHSDVILPNPEDYKGKWHEVFGNNNPVHIEVGTGKGQFVLGMAQQNPDINYIGIELFDSVIVCALEKIEAANKPSNLRLLKVNGEDLEKFFAKNDVDRVYLNFSDPWPKVRHAKRRLTHENFLKLYENVLVDNGEIHFKTDNRGLFEYSLVSMNAYGMSLNYVSLDLHVNMPEDNVMTEYEEKFSKKGQPIYRLESQFKTK; encoded by the coding sequence GTGAGATTAAAGCATAAACCTTGGGCGGCAGAATATATTGCACAACATTCAGATGTGATTTTGCCAAACCCAGAAGATTATAAAGGCAAATGGCATGAAGTATTTGGCAACAATAATCCTGTACATATAGAAGTAGGAACAGGAAAAGGGCAATTCGTGTTAGGTATGGCCCAGCAAAATCCAGATATCAACTATATCGGTATTGAATTATTTGATAGTGTTATTGTTTGTGCTTTAGAAAAAATCGAAGCAGCAAACAAACCTTCTAATTTGCGTCTACTAAAAGTAAATGGTGAAGACTTAGAAAAATTCTTTGCTAAAAATGATGTAGACCGTGTGTATTTAAACTTCTCAGATCCATGGCCAAAAGTGCGTCATGCGAAACGTCGTTTAACACATGAAAACTTCTTGAAGCTTTATGAAAATGTTTTAGTCGATAACGGGGAAATCCATTTCAAAACGGATAACCGTGGTCTTTTTGAATATTCATTAGTGAGCATGAACGCTTATGGAATGTCTCTAAATTATGTTTCATTAGATTTACACGTAAACATGCCAGAAGATAACGTCATGACTGAGTACGAGGAAAAATTCTCGAAAAAAGGTCAGCCGATTTATCGATTAGAATCTCAATTTAAAACAAAATAA
- the dat gene encoding D-amino-acid transaminase: MSYSLLNDQIVKNDEIVIDKEDRGYQFGDGVYEVVKVYNGELFTATEHIDRFYASAEKIRIAIPYTKDKLHQLLHQLVEANNVDTGHVYFQITRGACPRNHIFPGDDVKPVITGNTKENPRPVANFENGVKATFVEDIRWLRCDIKSLNLLGAVLAKQEAHEKGCYEAILHRGETITEGSSSNIYGIKDGVLYTHPANNLILNGITRQVLLTCATEIGMSVKEEAMTKEQLLAMDEAIVSSTTSEVTPIIDIDGKAIGNGTPGEWTRKLQAQFETKIPKGINA, translated from the coding sequence ATGAGCTATAGTTTATTAAATGATCAAATCGTGAAAAATGATGAAATAGTAATTGATAAGGAAGACCGTGGTTACCAATTTGGTGATGGTGTATATGAAGTAGTAAAAGTATATAATGGTGAATTATTCACAGCTACTGAGCATATTGATCGTTTTTATGCGAGCGCAGAAAAAATTCGTATCGCAATTCCGTATACAAAAGATAAGTTACATCAATTATTACATCAGTTAGTAGAAGCCAATAATGTCGACACTGGTCATGTATACTTCCAAATTACGCGCGGTGCTTGCCCACGAAATCACATTTTCCCTGGAGATGACGTAAAACCAGTAATTACGGGGAATACAAAAGAAAATCCACGTCCAGTGGCAAACTTTGAAAATGGCGTAAAAGCGACATTTGTAGAAGATATCCGTTGGTTACGATGCGACATTAAATCACTTAATTTACTAGGTGCAGTGCTTGCAAAACAAGAAGCACATGAAAAAGGGTGCTACGAAGCGATTTTACACCGTGGTGAAACGATTACAGAAGGATCATCTTCAAATATTTACGGCATAAAAGATGGAGTATTATACACGCATCCAGCAAATAACTTAATTTTAAATGGTATTACACGCCAAGTACTTTTAACATGTGCAACTGAAATCGGTATGTCTGTTAAGGAAGAAGCAATGACAAAAGAGCAGTTACTGGCAATGGATGAAGCAATTGTTTCATCAACAACTTCTGAAGTGACACCAATCATTGACATAGATGGTAAGGCAATTGGAAATGGTACGCCGGGCGAATGGACACGCAAATTACAAGCCCAATTTGAAACAAAGATTCCTAAAGGCATTAATGCATAA
- a CDS encoding nuclease-related domain-containing protein yields the protein MAQLVKLQDYISRYQIDLSRYPTQFMRLKQNQWERVKQQWQTGEVIERWEHIDEDPLLQEEKSRTFFQKFFPFSKKEKVIVQESEEIETVNISSEWAVEDQIPEEDTTLIFEPNIIYEPNTLEELKKMFIDQFFHFQMKWASSTLRERSYVDPKYMRDTLLRAMLQTLPDNYLIFYYPIIRVKKAPIELDIIILTPTECLCITVLEQEEQAVYIANSERFWMKKVGKNDKKVLSPLIQLNRMEKLLEQLFIQSGTEMSIKKVLLTRNGYFDYPGTMYGTQLVDKRNFPEWMEQLRRSVSPMKHMQIRAAQSILNNVQTTSFHRDIWNTESTENKEN from the coding sequence ATGGCTCAATTAGTTAAACTTCAAGATTATATTTCACGCTATCAAATTGATTTGTCGCGTTACCCGACACAGTTTATGCGATTAAAACAAAATCAGTGGGAACGTGTCAAGCAACAATGGCAGACAGGTGAAGTAATCGAACGATGGGAACATATTGATGAAGATCCCTTACTGCAGGAAGAAAAAAGCCGAACATTTTTTCAAAAATTCTTTCCGTTTAGTAAAAAAGAAAAAGTTATAGTACAAGAAAGTGAAGAAATAGAAACAGTGAATATCTCGAGTGAGTGGGCTGTTGAAGATCAAATTCCAGAAGAAGATACAACATTAATTTTTGAACCAAATATTATTTATGAGCCCAATACATTAGAAGAATTAAAAAAGATGTTTATTGATCAATTTTTCCATTTTCAGATGAAATGGGCAAGCTCAACGCTACGTGAAAGATCATATGTTGATCCGAAATATATGCGTGATACATTGCTACGGGCGATGTTACAAACACTACCAGATAATTATTTGATTTTTTATTATCCGATAATTCGTGTGAAAAAGGCACCGATTGAACTGGATATTATTATTTTAACGCCAACAGAATGCTTATGTATTACAGTGCTTGAACAAGAAGAACAGGCCGTTTATATTGCAAATAGTGAGCGTTTTTGGATGAAGAAGGTTGGCAAAAATGACAAAAAAGTATTAAGCCCATTAATTCAATTGAATCGTATGGAAAAGTTACTGGAGCAATTGTTTATCCAAAGTGGAACTGAAATGTCGATTAAAAAAGTATTGTTAACACGTAATGGATATTTCGATTATCCAGGTACAATGTATGGTACGCAATTAGTAGACAAGCGTAATTTTCCTGAGTGGATGGAGCAATTAAGACGCTCAGTTTCCCCGATGAAGCATATGCAAATACGCGCGGCACAATCTATTTTAAATAATGTTCAAACGACGTCCTTCCACCGTGATATTTGGAATACAGAAAGTACGGAGAATAAGGAAAACTAG
- a CDS encoding diacylglycerol/lipid kinase family protein — translation MHVHFILNPNAGNGRAKKRWLQFNQQLSFPYELHETQYVGHTFVLAQDIAKLATKELPVCIVAIGGDGTVHEVLNGAANVENVYIGAIAAGSGNDFARGYTAFANVQQLEQFVATIETSVHDYGIAQINGASKLFVNNFGVGFDALVANTANESQLKKKLNKWSIGKLIYPYFVVYALFTFKPFQLTVKQNGNQQRFQNVWFATVSNQPYFGGGMNISPQSNTSDGKLEVTVVSNLSKWKLLFLFGSVFFAKHTRLKEVYQFETIALELEFSDSVMAHADGENQLLLESNNKIAITVIEKAWQLAK, via the coding sequence ATGCATGTTCATTTTATTTTAAATCCGAATGCTGGGAATGGACGTGCCAAAAAGCGTTGGTTGCAGTTTAATCAGCAGCTCTCGTTTCCGTATGAACTGCATGAAACACAGTACGTGGGGCACACATTTGTACTCGCACAGGACATTGCAAAGCTTGCAACAAAAGAGCTGCCGGTATGTATCGTTGCAATTGGTGGGGATGGAACAGTACATGAAGTGTTAAACGGCGCGGCAAATGTAGAAAATGTATATATTGGAGCAATTGCAGCAGGCTCGGGTAATGATTTTGCACGAGGCTATACAGCTTTTGCAAATGTACAACAACTTGAGCAGTTTGTTGCTACTATAGAAACGTCAGTGCATGATTACGGTATTGCACAAATAAATGGAGCATCAAAATTATTCGTTAATAATTTCGGTGTAGGCTTTGATGCACTTGTAGCGAACACGGCTAATGAATCACAGCTAAAGAAAAAGCTAAATAAATGGAGTATTGGAAAATTAATCTATCCGTATTTTGTCGTTTATGCACTGTTTACCTTTAAACCGTTTCAATTAACCGTGAAACAGAATGGCAATCAGCAGCGATTTCAAAATGTATGGTTTGCTACCGTTAGTAATCAGCCGTATTTTGGAGGAGGTATGAATATATCTCCGCAATCAAATACTTCTGATGGAAAATTAGAAGTAACGGTTGTTTCGAATTTATCAAAGTGGAAATTGTTATTCCTTTTTGGTAGTGTGTTTTTTGCAAAGCATACGCGATTAAAAGAAGTTTATCAGTTTGAAACGATAGCGCTTGAGCTTGAGTTTAGCGACTCCGTAATGGCGCATGCAGATGGCGAAAACCAACTTCTCCTTGAAAGTAACAACAAGATTGCTATTACGGTAATCGAAAAAGCGTGGCAATTAGCAAAATAA
- a CDS encoding YtnP family quorum-quenching lactonase codes for MDRFEFHNMTLTWLDGGVTALDGGAMFGVVPKALWSRKYPVNELNQIELPCEPILLQYEGKNYLIDSGVGAGKLNEKQLRNFGVSEESTIEQSLAELDMTPGDIDAILMTHLHFDHAGGLTKWQGEQLVPVFPNADIFVTQTEWDEMRQPNLRSKNTYWKDNWEPVQHLVKPFDGELKVAPGITMIHTGGHSDGHAVIRLEQNGEVALHMADIMPTHAHQNPLWVLAYDDYPMTSVFAKEKILKEALANNYRFIFYHDAYYRMIQWDATGKEITDRLERSKQAKIIF; via the coding sequence ATGGATCGTTTTGAATTTCACAACATGACACTAACTTGGTTAGATGGGGGTGTCACAGCACTAGATGGCGGGGCAATGTTTGGGGTAGTGCCAAAAGCACTGTGGTCACGCAAATATCCAGTGAATGAGTTAAACCAAATTGAATTACCTTGTGAGCCGATTCTACTTCAATACGAAGGGAAAAATTATTTAATCGATTCTGGCGTTGGTGCTGGGAAGTTAAATGAAAAGCAGCTTCGCAATTTTGGTGTTTCGGAAGAATCAACAATCGAACAAAGCCTAGCCGAACTCGACATGACACCTGGCGATATCGATGCGATTTTAATGACACACTTACACTTTGACCATGCAGGGGGCTTAACGAAATGGCAAGGCGAACAGCTTGTGCCGGTATTTCCGAATGCAGACATTTTCGTGACGCAAACTGAATGGGATGAAATGCGTCAGCCAAATTTACGCTCTAAAAATACGTACTGGAAGGACAATTGGGAGCCTGTGCAGCATTTAGTAAAACCGTTTGATGGTGAGCTAAAAGTCGCGCCTGGCATTACAATGATCCATACAGGTGGTCATAGTGATGGACATGCAGTCATTCGCCTTGAGCAAAATGGAGAAGTAGCGCTACACATGGCAGATATAATGCCAACACATGCCCACCAAAACCCGCTTTGGGTATTAGCGTATGATGATTATCCAATGACAAGTGTGTTTGCGAAAGAAAAGATTCTAAAGGAAGCATTAGCGAATAACTACCGCTTTATTTTCTATCATGATGCTTACTATCGCATGATTCAATGGGACGCGACAGGTAAAGAAATTACCGATCGTCTAGAGCGTTCAAAACAAGCAAAAATCATCTTTTAA
- a CDS encoding M42 family metallopeptidase codes for MNQDTLNLFKTLTELPGAPGNERAVRNFMRSELEKYSDEIIQDNLGGIFGVRKAQDENAPKILVAGHMDEVAFMVTSITDNGMIRFQTLGGWWNQVMLAQRVTVYAKDREIPGVIASIPPHLLTDAERAKPMDIKNMLIDIGADSKEDAMNLGVRPGQSIIPVCPFTPMANPKKIMAKAWDNRYGCGLAIELLKELHGKEVASHIYSGANVMEEVGLRGAAVSANMIQPDLFFALDASPANDTSGDKEQFGQLGNGPLLRIFDRSMVTHRGMREFVLDTAESNHIPYQYFVSPGGTDAGRVHTQNDGIPSAVIGICSRYIHTSASIIHVDDYAAAKELLVKLIRSADRSTIDSIRANV; via the coding sequence ATGAATCAAGATACATTGAATTTATTTAAAACATTAACAGAACTCCCTGGTGCACCAGGAAATGAACGTGCTGTTCGTAACTTCATGCGTTCTGAATTAGAAAAATACTCAGATGAAATTATTCAAGATAATTTAGGTGGCATCTTTGGTGTACGTAAAGCACAAGACGAAAATGCGCCAAAAATTTTAGTAGCTGGTCATATGGATGAAGTGGCATTCATGGTAACATCAATTACAGATAACGGTATGATTCGCTTCCAAACACTTGGTGGCTGGTGGAACCAAGTAATGCTAGCTCAGCGTGTAACAGTGTATGCAAAAGATCGTGAAATTCCGGGTGTAATTGCATCAATTCCACCGCATCTATTAACAGATGCAGAACGTGCAAAGCCCATGGATATTAAAAACATGCTAATCGATATCGGCGCGGATTCTAAAGAAGATGCGATGAACTTAGGGGTACGCCCAGGTCAATCAATCATTCCAGTTTGTCCATTTACACCAATGGCAAATCCGAAAAAAATTATGGCTAAAGCTTGGGATAACCGCTATGGCTGTGGTTTAGCAATCGAATTATTAAAAGAATTGCATGGCAAAGAAGTAGCGAGCCACATTTATTCTGGCGCAAACGTAATGGAGGAAGTTGGTTTACGTGGTGCAGCAGTTTCGGCAAATATGATTCAACCAGACCTTTTCTTTGCACTTGACGCGTCACCAGCAAACGACACTTCGGGTGATAAAGAGCAATTTGGTCAATTAGGAAACGGACCGTTATTACGTATTTTCGACCGTTCTATGGTGACACACCGAGGTATGCGTGAATTCGTATTAGATACAGCTGAATCAAATCATATTCCATATCAATACTTCGTTTCACCAGGTGGTACGGATGCAGGTCGCGTGCATACACAAAACGACGGTATTCCTTCAGCAGTTATCGGTATTTGCTCGCGTTACATCCATACATCTGCGTCCATTATCCATGTTGATGACTATGCAGCTGCAAAAGAGTTATTAGTAAAACTGATTCGATCAGCAGACCGTTCAACAATCGATTCAATTCGTGCAAACGTGTAA